In Desulfomonilaceae bacterium, the genomic window CCTAAGGTGTTATTGAATGACAACTTCTCGGGAAAACCAGAGGACATTTACCTTTTTACGGGTAGAAGACCCAGGGCGGCTTTTGGAAACTCTACCGGGGATCGGCAAATGCTTGAGTATGCGCAGGGTAGCGCTGGGGCGGCGCTGATGATGCTGACGCTTCATGACGATGCGGACCGGGAATACGCTTATGGTCCGGCGACAGGTCTGCCGCCTACCAAGGTAGGAACATTCACCCAGGCCCTGTATGACGAAGCAAAGGCTAAAGGCTGGTTTGTTATCAGTATGAAGAAAGATTGGAAGGTCATCTTTCCGTTTGATAAAAAGTGAACAAGCCCTGGATGGGCGACAGGAAAACACAAGCAGCAGGAGAATCGAACAGTGATTATATTTAATTGATGAGTATCAATTGGTTTTAAAGGGAGAAATTCATGAGCACTTTGGTGGTTATTGGTTACGATGACAAGTTCAAGGCGGAAGATGTTCGTCTTATGCTTCTCAAGATGCAGAAAGACTACCTGATTGACCTTGAGGACGCTGTCGTAGCTGTCAAGGATGAAAGCGGCAAGGTTAACCTACATCAGATGTATCATATGACCGCGGCGGGCGCTGTAAGTGGTGGATTTTGGGGAACTCTGATAGGTCTCATTTTTCTTAATCCACTCCTGGGATTGGCCGTCGGCGCTTCAGCGGGCGCTGTTTCCGGAGCCCTTACGGATGTGGGCCTCGATGACAAATTCATGAAGAGCCTGGCGGAAACCCTTAATAACGGCAGTTCGGTGCTATTCGTTCTGGTTAGAAAGGCTACACCGGACAAGGTGCTGGAAGAACTTGAAGGAACAGGCGGGAAGATTATAAAGACATCATTATCCCACGAGGATGAGTCTAAACTACAGGCGGCTCTGAACGCAGCCAAGAGCTAACAAGGGACGGCAGTCAGGGCAAGTGTGTAATTTGCGCTGACTGTCAATCCATTCCTGAATTATTTAAATCAACGACCATAGGCTGAATTAAATTTAGAGGTTTTGCCTGAGCGCTTCATCGGTGAAGGCAAATGACCGACTATTTTGTTCATTAAGACCATCCATGATGTTCTCGTTTGCTATCCCGGTATTAGGGTGTTCATTCTCGAATAGGCCTAGAAGGTGTACCCGATTTTCCCCCCAAAGATCCAGTTTCTCCTGTCAAGATATATATCAACCGGTGTGTTTAGCCCTCCCACATTAGCTCCGAGGCTGCGCTCCGAGTGAACTGCCGTGAACCGGACAAATCCTCCCATGCTCCACAAATCTCTCCGCATGGAATATTCGCTAAAACCCTCAAAGAAATACCCGCAACTGAACAAACCCTTTGAAGAGATGGATGTCGGGACTTGGTTGAGATTAATGGTCTCCGTATATGAGAAGTCCCCTGGTAGGATTGGGCTCCCATAAGCCGCTACCTTTATCGCGCTCCTGCAATCGGGCTTGTTCTCAATCAGGATGCCTGAATATGGGATGTAGGCGTTTGTGGTAAGCGTTGCGGAATCAGCGTTTGGATTGACAAAACCGGACTGGTTGGTCGGGTTGTTGAAATTTGAACCGAAGTAGGTCCATCGAAATCCCATGATCCCACTCACCGACGGAACAAATTGATAGGTCCCCGCGGCGTTTACTTCCCACCATTTAAGGTCCGGATTCCACTGTCTGGCGGCTGAGGCAGCGTTGGCAAGGGAATACGATTGAACTGAAGTAGGTTGAAGCGAGAACAGGTGCGCTCCAGTCAGAATCAAGCCCATGTTTTCGTTGATGCTCATAGGCACAGCCAGTTCGAGCCATACCCCTTGAAGATCGAAGTCGTTGCGAGTGAATGTTGTCGAACCGGCCGTCGCAGGGCCGTTGTTCTGAATTTGCAGTTCCGCCCCATGCTCCTTGTACAAATATCCAACGTAAACTGATGGCTCTGAATTCACGGACTTGCAATTCTGGGGGACACACGGGAATTGTGGCTGACCGGGCGGCGGCATAAAATTGTTCGCTGAAATTGGCGGCGCAACGTGGCGAGTAACCGGCGACCTATTTGTGGAAGGCCGTGCTTGAATCCTTGGGAAATTAGCGGACGTGTCTTGCGCCGCCCATTGGTTGTCTTGAGCCATGGCGCATGTCAATGAGAGGCAAATGAGTGATAGGATGACTACCCGAAAGATTGGCGTTACCGTCATGTTGTTTTACCTTCTGTATATTAATAATCCTTTAATTATAAAGCTATAAATAAACTATATTAAGTATAACATAATAATATTGATTCAATCAATTAAAATAAATGCTCATAACTATCTATATACTGGTCATGTTTTCACTCTCAGTTGACTCTGCCGACTTCATGAGTTTATCCTCTGAAATATAATTGGCTCTTGTCTAAGCTCCAGTTTGTCGGCCGACTTTAACTTTACGTTTTAGCTCCAGAAAGGCTCCAATAATCGTAGGAGATGACTCATGCCTCAACTCTTCGAAAAAACTTTTATCCGTAACCTGGAGATCAGCAACCGAACGATTCGAAGCGCGACCTGGTCCGCAGTATGCGACAGGAAAGGCTTTATCACCGATAGGGCGATACAATTTTACGGAGACCTGGCGGCTGGCGGAGTAGGTCTAATAATCACAGGCTTTCAATATGTCATGTCGAATTCAATCGCTATGCCCTACCAGATGGGGAATTACTGCGATGAAATGATAGCGGGTCTCTCACGCCTAGCCGACGCCATCCATTCGAACGGTGGTAAGGTCATTGCGCAGTTGGTTCACACTGGTAGCAAGGCTAATCCGGAATTGTTTCATGACGAGGGTGAAGTCTGGGGCCCATCGTCGGTTCCTGAGACGGTAACCGGCAGGGTCCCAAAAGAAATGACCGCACAGGATATAGCGACTTTAGTTGAAGCCTTTGGCAGAGCGGCGCAAAGGGTTAGAAAGGCTAACTTCGATGGAATCCAACTTCATGGGGCGCATGGTTATGGAATCAACCAGTTCCTCTCAGGTTTCACCAACCGGCGTAATGATGAATATGGCGGCGCTATATCCAGTCGTTACCGTTTTTTGGGCGAAGTTCTGGAATCTGTAAGGGGAGCGGTTGGCACCGACTACCCTGTATTTATCAAATTGAGTGGCGCCGACTATTATGAAGGTGGTCTAGTCCCGGAAGAATCTCTTTATGTCGCCGGTCGCCTTGTTAATGATGGAATAGACTGCATCGAGGTGAGCGGAGGGAGTCGGGGGATAGAAAGCGGACTGGTCCCATCGAGACCAAACATCCTTAAAGAGGAGGACGAGGCCTATTTGTCGGGTTTGGCGCGACGCTTCAAGGAAACGGTCAATGTACCTGTCGTGACAGTCGGGGGGATACGTTCTCCGAGCGTCGTTTCAAGAATATTGTCTGAAAGGTTGGCCGATTATGTGGCTCTGTGCCGGCCGTTGATTCGGGAACCGCGCCTTATCGAACGCTGGGAAAATGGGGACTTGAAAAAGGCCACATGTGTTTCGTGCAATGGGTGCTTTGAGACGGGACTTTCAGGCTTTGGGGTTTGCTGTAAACTGGATATGAAACCGGATCCAACATGATTTGGTTGTAAAGGGTGGTAAATTGCCGCACCGGATGTCACATTCTGAAATACGATCTATAGACGCTTCAAATATTCCGGATCTCTTTAAGCCTCTTTTGAACGAGATGGTCTCTTTGCGTGAATTCGCCGCCGGAGACACGATTACTGAGGCGGATGAAGGAGCCGATAGAATATTGCTCCTGGTTTCCGGGAAAGCGGAAGTGATCGCCGGATATAGCTCAACCCAGGAAGTGATGCTGGAGAGCCTTGAACCTGGAGAAGTATTTGGAGACCTTTCGTTCCTTACGGGGCGTTCATATCCTTCGGACGCTTCACTCAAAGCATTGGAACCTTCCAAGGTACTGGAAGTATCGATTGATAGTTTTCAACGTATTCTTAGAGAAAACCCCGAGTTCACCGTAGCGCTTCTGAAATCGTTAGGAAAAAAAATGGTGCGGGTGGGGCGGAGCGACTTCGTCACGCCCGCCAAAACGGGCGAAGATGAATCAAAAGCTTTGTGCGCATATCCTGCCCATCCAGGTCTCTCCGAAACCGTTCAAGCTCAATTTTGCTCTCTCGCGGAGTCTGACGATTCAGTCGTGATTGTAGGAGAGAATGGGGTTGGAAAGGAAATATTGGCGTACGCCATTTTTGACGCAGCCGCGACTCATAAAGAGGTTTTTGTGCCTTTAGACGCTGCAAAGGCCGGAGCGGAGTCTTTTCTCTCAGAACCATCAAGAGACAAAGACCAGCGTTATAGAACCTCTTCGATGGATCAGATGAGATTTCTTTTCGGCGCCGAGCTAAAAGACGAGCAAGGTTCAAAAAGGATTGTTCCAGGTTTCTTGGAGTTTGCTCGCGATGGCTCATTATTTATTCGGGGAATTCATCGCTTTACCGCTCTTGCTCAACAAAAACTTCTCGACGCTTTGAAAACGGGACATTATTGCCCGCTCAACAGCCAGAGACTCGTTGCAGTAAACTTTCGTCTTGTTTGCACTACTCTCCTGGATCCCAAACATTGCGATCCGGAGCGCCATCCGCTGCTTCATGATCTGCGGGATTATTCATTGATTATCCCTCCCTTGCGACAAAGAAGAGCCTTTATTCCGGCGCTGGCAGTTCATTATCTGGAACACTACGCTAGTGAGATGAAGAAAAAGGCTCCTGAACTTGATGAATTAACTTTGAGAGCCATGCTCGATTATTCCTGGCCAGGCAACGATCTTGAACTTGCCAACGCTATGAGGAGAGCGGTTCTAATTTCTCCAGGAGGGGTAGTTAGGAGACAGGATTTAACCCTTGAGAGCAGGAGGGCTGACTCAAAGGCCCGATACAATTTGTTGAAATTGGCTCCCATTCGGCAGGCTTTCTTGAGCCCTCTGTATCCCGCATTGCTGCAAAGCGCAGTCGTGCCGATTTTCCTTGCAATAGTCCTAATGCTGTTCTTTGGCCCCCCTGATCCTTCCAAAAATTTGGCCTCGG contains:
- a CDS encoding DUF1269 domain-containing protein; the encoded protein is MSTLVVIGYDDKFKAEDVRLMLLKMQKDYLIDLEDAVVAVKDESGKVNLHQMYHMTAAGAVSGGFWGTLIGLIFLNPLLGLAVGASAGAVSGALTDVGLDDKFMKSLAETLNNGSSVLFVLVRKATPDKVLEELEGTGGKIIKTSLSHEDESKLQAALNAAKS
- a CDS encoding sigma 54-interacting transcriptional regulator codes for the protein MPHRMSHSEIRSIDASNIPDLFKPLLNEMVSLREFAAGDTITEADEGADRILLLVSGKAEVIAGYSSTQEVMLESLEPGEVFGDLSFLTGRSYPSDASLKALEPSKVLEVSIDSFQRILRENPEFTVALLKSLGKKMVRVGRSDFVTPAKTGEDESKALCAYPAHPGLSETVQAQFCSLAESDDSVVIVGENGVGKEILAYAIFDAAATHKEVFVPLDAAKAGAESFLSEPSRDKDQRYRTSSMDQMRFLFGAELKDEQGSKRIVPGFLEFARDGSLFIRGIHRFTALAQQKLLDALKTGHYCPLNSQRLVAVNFRLVCTTLLDPKHCDPERHPLLHDLRDYSLIIPPLRQRRAFIPALAVHYLEHYASEMKKKAPELDELTLRAMLDYSWPGNDLELANAMRRAVLISPGGVVRRQDLTLESRRADSKARYNLLKLAPIRQAFLSPLYPALLQSAVVPIFLAIVLMLFFGPPDPSKNLASVVMWALAWPGLIISAFFGARVSCSVCPIGALSKLAKRIAALEIPFPETLKMRSDFLIAGGILFIIWIECATDIRSSPFNLGLLLLTMFILAFVLNTVWSRQAWCRYLCPLGGMTGLLARTSILELRADHETCLSSCNSQECYFGSRNVEGCPFGQVVATLHSNQFCKICGNCAKTCPHGAIKLNLRIPGYELGEVRYVRAGTGFLVLGLIGGLMSDILTRTPWFNTIVGWIPGPFMAKFTFVFFGFIVLVNLISMAGVFFSHRFFRERFWENYSRFALALLPLTCMGFLAFHLHYLVTLVPQMFALISHYFGAQSVGEIAQGKTTGEVIFLIQVLMIGAGLLWTMVTMYRLGRSGRGGKYSMIMGIMPHALISMLVAGAFVAIIKSAFPL
- a CDS encoding NADH:flavin oxidoreductase, with the protein product MPQLFEKTFIRNLEISNRTIRSATWSAVCDRKGFITDRAIQFYGDLAAGGVGLIITGFQYVMSNSIAMPYQMGNYCDEMIAGLSRLADAIHSNGGKVIAQLVHTGSKANPELFHDEGEVWGPSSVPETVTGRVPKEMTAQDIATLVEAFGRAAQRVRKANFDGIQLHGAHGYGINQFLSGFTNRRNDEYGGAISSRYRFLGEVLESVRGAVGTDYPVFIKLSGADYYEGGLVPEESLYVAGRLVNDGIDCIEVSGGSRGIESGLVPSRPNILKEEDEAYLSGLARRFKETVNVPVVTVGGIRSPSVVSRILSERLADYVALCRPLIREPRLIERWENGDLKKATCVSCNGCFETGLSGFGVCCKLDMKPDPT